The following proteins are encoded in a genomic region of Streptomyces collinus Tu 365:
- a CDS encoding ATP-grasp domain-containing protein — protein MSDHVIVIHRWTDRYADYAAYLDHTEHRVSYVTTELATDHLPTELAAAVRLVDSTEDEKAVREAVGSLIEHIGEPTRIVALQETDLDLAATLRDEFALPGPGVEELRPVRDKLLMARRLTRAGVAAPPTAEAPHHAAVHAFAAVHGWPVLVKPRRGTASSHVTRIDTPDQLAAYAFPAGIDMIVQPWLPDEILHVDGVYTGQRLGVWRASRYLNTCLDFTTGHALGSVELDDAALLQRVGALTQEAVAALLPHATVFHLELFLGDTGELTVLELGARPGGAEVPFVWREVHGVDLMAAAFAHQTGTPDPTPAALPTGGRVAGWLLVPPSVPQPCRVTSVDVPDSGAYAHRAPEVGRSMDRSGYEHAGVRFRFSGADSAEVEAAVLRTARQTVLVCEPVDAAAPPRLVLVGCGNPPYRAYALQALAATTETALVQPHEPDWQRAHIGDRFLAADTSDADATTAAVAGLLTGRPGPGAVLTWDETLLETTAEVARRLDLPHLTPRAVRACRDKLTTRRILTAAGVPSARFRHTHDRATARLAAEELGLPVVVKPRSLAGSVGVTLADTPEEVERAWERACTSSFPGIDPLAGAIVEEYLTGPEISVDCVVEQGVVRVVNVARKRLGFAPSFEEVGHLVAPWRHEPWALDVETVVTAAHTALALRTGVTHTELRLTPAGPRVVEVNGRLGGDFIPLLGQLATGVDQVAAAAALALGRAPALTPSRDRCAEVRFLYPGYDAVVRSLDVRGAVAGPGTVLRLPPHGIVPRLAALIAVGDTPEDCAAALERARHEVRYALQRFGS, from the coding sequence GTGTCCGACCACGTCATCGTCATCCACCGCTGGACCGACCGGTACGCCGACTACGCCGCATACCTCGACCACACCGAACACCGCGTCAGCTACGTCACCACCGAACTCGCCACAGACCACCTCCCGACCGAACTGGCGGCCGCCGTAAGGCTGGTGGACAGCACGGAGGACGAGAAGGCGGTACGCGAAGCGGTGGGCTCCCTGATCGAGCACATCGGCGAGCCGACGCGGATCGTGGCGCTCCAGGAGACCGACCTGGACCTTGCCGCCACCCTGCGCGACGAATTCGCCCTGCCCGGCCCGGGAGTCGAGGAGCTGCGGCCGGTCCGCGACAAACTCCTGATGGCGCGGCGGCTGACCCGCGCCGGGGTGGCGGCGCCGCCCACCGCCGAGGCGCCCCACCACGCCGCCGTGCACGCCTTCGCCGCGGTTCACGGCTGGCCGGTCCTGGTCAAACCCCGGCGCGGCACGGCGAGTTCGCACGTCACCAGGATCGACACGCCGGACCAACTCGCCGCCTACGCCTTCCCCGCCGGCATCGACATGATCGTCCAGCCCTGGCTGCCGGACGAGATCCTGCACGTGGACGGCGTCTACACCGGACAGCGGCTGGGTGTCTGGCGGGCCTCGCGCTACCTGAACACCTGCCTCGACTTCACCACCGGCCACGCCCTCGGCTCGGTCGAACTGGACGACGCCGCCCTCCTCCAGCGCGTCGGCGCCCTGACCCAGGAGGCCGTCGCCGCTCTCCTGCCGCACGCCACCGTCTTCCACCTGGAACTGTTCCTCGGCGACACCGGCGAGCTCACCGTCCTGGAACTGGGGGCCCGGCCCGGCGGCGCCGAGGTGCCGTTCGTCTGGCGCGAGGTGCACGGGGTCGATCTGATGGCCGCCGCCTTCGCCCACCAGACCGGCACACCCGACCCCACCCCGGCCGCGCTGCCCACGGGCGGCCGGGTGGCTGGCTGGCTGCTGGTGCCGCCGTCGGTGCCCCAGCCCTGCCGGGTCACCTCGGTCGACGTGCCGGACTCCGGTGCCTACGCCCACCGGGCCCCGGAGGTGGGCCGGTCGATGGACCGGAGCGGCTACGAGCACGCCGGTGTCCGTTTCCGCTTCTCCGGCGCCGACTCCGCGGAGGTCGAGGCCGCCGTGCTGCGCACCGCGCGACAGACGGTCCTTGTGTGCGAGCCGGTGGACGCCGCGGCGCCGCCCCGGCTCGTCCTGGTCGGTTGCGGCAATCCGCCCTACCGCGCGTACGCCCTCCAGGCGCTGGCCGCGACGACGGAGACGGCACTGGTCCAACCACACGAACCCGACTGGCAACGCGCCCACATCGGCGACCGGTTCCTCGCCGCCGACACATCGGACGCCGACGCCACCACCGCCGCCGTCGCCGGTCTCCTGACCGGCCGTCCCGGCCCGGGCGCCGTCCTCACCTGGGACGAGACCTTGCTGGAGACGACCGCCGAGGTGGCCCGGCGCCTGGACCTGCCGCACCTCACCCCCCGCGCGGTACGCGCGTGCCGTGACAAGCTCACCACCCGCCGCATCCTGACCGCCGCCGGTGTGCCCTCCGCTCGCTTCCGCCACACCCACGACCGCGCCACGGCCCGCCTGGCCGCCGAGGAACTCGGCCTGCCCGTCGTCGTCAAGCCCCGGTCCCTGGCCGGATCGGTGGGCGTCACCCTGGCCGACACCCCGGAAGAGGTGGAGCGCGCCTGGGAGCGCGCCTGCACCTCGTCGTTCCCCGGCATCGACCCGCTCGCCGGGGCCATCGTGGAGGAGTACCTCACCGGCCCCGAGATCAGCGTGGACTGTGTCGTCGAACAGGGCGTCGTCCGCGTCGTCAACGTGGCCCGCAAACGCCTCGGTTTCGCCCCGTCGTTCGAGGAGGTGGGGCACCTCGTCGCTCCCTGGCGCCATGAGCCGTGGGCCCTGGACGTGGAGACGGTCGTCACCGCCGCGCACACCGCCCTGGCACTGCGCACCGGGGTCACCCACACCGAGTTGCGTCTGACCCCGGCCGGGCCCCGCGTCGTCGAGGTCAACGGCCGTCTGGGCGGCGACTTCATCCCCCTGCTCGGACAACTGGCCACCGGTGTCGACCAGGTCGCCGCGGCGGCCGCCCTGGCACTGGGCCGGGCCCCGGCCCTCACCCCGAGCCGTGACCGCTGCGCCGAGGTCCGCTTCCTCTACCCCGGGTACGACGCCGTCGTCCGCTCCCTGGACGTGCGCGGCGCCGTCGCCGGGCCCGGCACCGTCCTGCGGTTGCCGCCGCACGGCATAGTGCCCCGCCTCGCCGCCCTGATCGCGGTCGGCGACACCCCCGAGGACTGTGCCGCGGCGCTGGAGCGGGCCCGGCACGAGGTGCGCTACGCCCTCCAGCGGTTCGGCTCCTGA
- a CDS encoding KamA family radical SAM protein, translating to MAAGPTAPERFRAYGPRQLDDIAARHHLPGEIRETVRRISLVLPFRVNEYVLNELIDWDRVPDDPMFQLTFPQRGMLPLADEELLGKLSADPGDKLLLREAIADIRAGLNPHPSGQQRYNVPHLNGVEVPGLQHKYGETVLYFPAQGQTCHAYCTYCFRWAQFIGDADLRFAVPDPGGLLAYLGAHPEVSDVLVTGGDPMVMTTERLRRHLTPLLAVESVDTIRIGTKSVAYWPQRFTTDTDADDVLRLFEEVVAAGKQLAVMAHFSHPRELETSLARRALARIRATGAVVYCQAPLTAHVNDDAEVWAALWRAELAAGAVPYYLFVERDTGPHEYFKVPLARAADIFRTAYRTLPGLARTVRGPVMSATPGKVVVDGVEDTPQGSFFRLRMLQARDPALVGRPFRARFSSEAAWLDELELDPATPADIAAAVRGGTLAERSPA from the coding sequence ATGGCGGCCGGCCCGACGGCCCCCGAGCGGTTCCGTGCCTACGGGCCGCGCCAGCTCGACGACATCGCCGCCCGTCACCACCTGCCCGGGGAGATCCGCGAGACCGTACGCCGCATCTCCCTCGTCCTGCCGTTCCGGGTCAACGAATACGTCCTGAACGAACTCATCGACTGGGACCGCGTACCCGACGACCCGATGTTCCAGCTCACCTTCCCCCAGCGCGGCATGCTCCCCCTCGCCGACGAGGAACTCCTGGGCAAACTGTCCGCCGACCCCGGTGACAAGCTCCTGCTGCGCGAGGCGATCGCGGACATCCGCGCCGGCCTCAACCCCCACCCGTCGGGCCAGCAGCGGTACAACGTGCCGCACCTGAACGGCGTCGAAGTGCCCGGTCTGCAGCACAAGTACGGCGAGACGGTCCTGTACTTCCCCGCCCAGGGGCAGACCTGCCACGCGTACTGCACCTACTGCTTCCGCTGGGCCCAGTTCATCGGCGACGCCGACCTGCGCTTCGCCGTCCCGGACCCCGGCGGCCTGCTCGCCTACCTCGGCGCACACCCCGAGGTCAGCGACGTCCTGGTCACCGGCGGCGACCCCATGGTGATGACCACCGAGCGGCTGCGCCGCCACCTGACGCCGCTCCTGGCCGTGGAGTCGGTCGACACCATCCGGATCGGCACCAAGTCGGTGGCGTACTGGCCACAGCGCTTCACCACGGACACCGACGCCGACGACGTGCTGCGCCTGTTCGAGGAGGTGGTGGCCGCCGGCAAACAGCTCGCGGTGATGGCCCACTTCAGCCATCCTCGCGAACTGGAGACCTCCCTGGCCCGGCGGGCCCTGGCCCGCATCCGTGCCACCGGTGCCGTCGTCTACTGCCAGGCCCCCTTGACCGCCCACGTCAACGACGACGCGGAGGTGTGGGCCGCGCTGTGGCGGGCCGAGCTGGCGGCCGGCGCGGTGCCGTACTACCTGTTCGTGGAGCGGGACACCGGACCGCACGAGTACTTCAAGGTGCCGCTGGCCCGCGCGGCGGACATCTTCCGGACCGCCTACCGAACCCTTCCCGGGCTGGCCCGCACCGTGCGCGGCCCGGTCATGTCGGCCACGCCCGGCAAGGTCGTCGTCGACGGCGTCGAGGACACCCCCCAGGGCTCCTTCTTCCGGCTGCGGATGCTCCAGGCCCGCGACCCCGCACTGGTCGGTCGCCCCTTCAGGGCCCGCTTCTCGTCCGAGGCCGCCTGGCTGGACGAGCTGGAACTGGATCCTGCGACCCCGGCCGACATCGCCGCCGCCGTCCGCGGCGGCACGCTCGCCGAAAGGAGTCCGGCATGA
- a CDS encoding condensation domain-containing protein, whose amino-acid sequence MTATEPLSLGQLSVWHDIRDLPSGRRHEPNNAAVWALPPGPTAPEVAAALTVLACRHPSLRTRYDLRDPYHPRQWVEPPGADPAHLPVTTAADHRGAALELARRPFDLGREQAWRAQLATGPDGVAHLLFVKHHIVADAWAQELLRRELLAELAGPGSAHPVAERPGPAHLAREQYAPDGLRRRQAALDHWARLLARASHAQLPQTGGNAGEVVQATLRSTEALAAARTVAERARASVASAVLAAWSAVVARRCGVTSALVQLMSANRFAGRWKDLVSSMNQWVPALVEHTDTDLVDLARRVHWSSVAAVRHGMHDVDEVAALRAGMPEAPSPVCAFNHVTLPPGEGRDEAGNDHAKATVDRETPFTTLGPRCYARSTDSGSTLSVRLTAAGIGHEVCADLLWELHDTLLAAARRPGR is encoded by the coding sequence ATGACCGCGACGGAACCACTCTCGCTGGGCCAGCTCTCCGTCTGGCACGACATCCGGGATCTCCCGTCGGGCCGCCGGCACGAGCCGAACAATGCCGCGGTGTGGGCGCTGCCGCCGGGGCCGACGGCCCCCGAGGTGGCGGCGGCACTCACCGTCCTCGCCTGTCGCCATCCTTCGCTGCGCACCCGTTACGACCTGCGTGACCCGTACCACCCGCGCCAGTGGGTCGAACCACCTGGCGCCGACCCCGCACATCTCCCGGTGACCACCGCCGCGGACCACCGCGGCGCCGCCCTCGAACTGGCCCGCCGCCCCTTCGACCTCGGCCGCGAGCAAGCCTGGCGAGCCCAACTGGCCACAGGACCGGACGGCGTGGCGCACCTGCTCTTCGTCAAGCACCACATCGTGGCCGACGCCTGGGCGCAGGAGCTCCTGCGCCGAGAACTCCTCGCCGAGCTGGCCGGCCCCGGCTCGGCGCATCCGGTGGCCGAGCGGCCGGGTCCCGCGCACCTCGCGCGCGAGCAGTACGCCCCGGACGGGCTGCGACGTCGGCAAGCCGCTCTCGACCACTGGGCCAGGCTCCTGGCACGGGCCTCGCATGCCCAGTTGCCGCAGACCGGTGGGAATGCCGGTGAGGTCGTCCAGGCGACCTTGCGTTCGACCGAAGCCCTCGCCGCCGCCCGAACCGTGGCCGAGCGGGCAAGGGCATCGGTGGCGAGTGCCGTCCTGGCGGCCTGGAGCGCGGTCGTCGCCCGGCGGTGCGGCGTCACCTCGGCACTGGTCCAGCTGATGAGCGCCAACCGGTTCGCCGGGCGCTGGAAGGATCTCGTCTCCTCGATGAACCAGTGGGTGCCGGCTCTCGTCGAGCACACCGACACCGATCTGGTGGACCTCGCCCGACGGGTCCACTGGAGCAGTGTCGCGGCTGTCCGGCACGGCATGCACGACGTCGACGAGGTGGCCGCCCTGCGTGCCGGCATGCCTGAAGCACCCAGTCCGGTCTGCGCGTTCAACCACGTCACCCTGCCCCCGGGCGAGGGCCGGGACGAGGCTGGTAACGACCACGCCAAGGCCACGGTCGACCGTGAGACGCCGTTCACCACCCTCGGACCGCGCTGCTACGCACGCTCGACGGACAGCGGCAGCACCCTGTCGGTGCGCCTGACCGCCGCCGGCATCGGGCACGAAGTGTGCGCCGACCTCCTGTGGGAGCTGCACGACACGCTGCTGGCCGCGGCCCGGCGGCCCGGACGCTGA
- a CDS encoding amino acid adenylation domain-containing protein: protein MTVYDEQAAHPEATGEFLHDLLLDPRRHTSHDPAVVEPTGSGAVTVTTYAELRDTVDAYARRLMSLALEPGARVLLEAEAGAQSVAVLLACSRAGLTFVPVSPETPQERLRGLIDAARPALHLQAGAGTRTELPAGLGTARFDNGTLTVEQAPHPARPRRHTPSVTDPAYIVFTSGTTGRPKGVVMSHRSVTAFYRGMLAHRIAAPGDRVASTSPLHFDFSLLNIGLALASGAAVVPVPQRLVRWPRHFLRALADTAATHVNGVPSIWRQVLRHEPARLAALDTLRSVLFCGEEFPLPELRRLRELRPGLRIVNCYGATESMACSFEDVPDPIPADLERLSIGRAHAGAELLLVDEEGHVVDGPGIPGEMYLRSPALFTGYWDDPEATRAALVPDPLCPESGQTVLRTGDLAVRGARGEYYFLGRSDSQVQINGNRVELGEVERRLLQYPGATAATAVPLPLPGGGSRLAAFVVLSPDATPVRDAGGAARQPDDISGALREFCARALPAYMVPVEIRLLDALPTTPNGKVDRAALTAAH, encoded by the coding sequence GTGACCGTGTACGACGAGCAGGCCGCCCACCCGGAGGCCACCGGGGAGTTCCTCCACGACCTCCTGCTCGACCCTCGACGGCACACCTCGCACGACCCCGCGGTAGTGGAGCCCACCGGCTCCGGCGCCGTCACGGTCACCACGTACGCCGAACTCCGCGACACCGTGGACGCCTACGCCCGCCGGCTCATGTCCTTGGCCCTGGAGCCCGGCGCCCGCGTCCTGCTGGAGGCCGAAGCCGGGGCACAATCCGTCGCCGTGCTTCTGGCCTGCTCCCGCGCCGGCCTGACCTTCGTCCCCGTCAGCCCGGAGACGCCGCAGGAACGCCTGCGCGGCCTGATCGACGCCGCCCGCCCCGCCCTGCACCTCCAAGCCGGCGCCGGCACCCGCACCGAGCTGCCGGCCGGCCTGGGGACCGCACGCTTCGACAACGGCACGCTCACCGTCGAGCAGGCCCCGCATCCCGCTCGTCCCCGGCGCCACACCCCGAGCGTGACCGACCCCGCCTACATCGTCTTCACCTCGGGAACCACCGGCCGCCCCAAGGGCGTTGTCATGAGCCACCGCTCCGTCACGGCCTTCTACCGCGGCATGCTGGCACACCGCATCGCCGCCCCCGGCGACCGCGTCGCCTCCACATCCCCCCTGCACTTCGACTTCTCCCTCCTCAACATCGGTCTCGCCCTGGCCAGCGGCGCCGCCGTCGTCCCCGTACCTCAGCGCCTCGTGCGCTGGCCCCGGCACTTCCTGCGCGCCCTCGCGGACACCGCCGCCACCCACGTCAACGGCGTCCCCTCGATCTGGCGCCAGGTCCTGCGTCACGAACCCGCCCGCCTCGCCGCGCTCGACACCTTGCGCTCCGTCCTGTTCTGCGGCGAGGAGTTCCCCCTGCCGGAACTGCGCCGGCTGCGCGAGCTGCGCCCCGGGCTGCGGATCGTCAACTGCTATGGCGCCACCGAGTCGATGGCCTGCTCCTTCGAGGACGTCCCCGACCCGATCCCGGCGGACCTGGAGCGCCTGTCGATCGGCCGCGCCCACGCGGGGGCCGAACTCCTCCTCGTCGACGAGGAAGGCCACGTCGTCGACGGTCCCGGCATTCCCGGCGAGATGTACCTGCGCAGTCCTGCCCTGTTCACCGGCTACTGGGACGACCCCGAGGCCACCCGCGCCGCCCTGGTGCCCGACCCGCTGTGCCCCGAGTCCGGACAGACCGTGCTGCGCACCGGCGATCTCGCGGTACGGGGCGCGCGGGGCGAGTACTACTTCCTGGGCCGCAGCGACTCCCAGGTACAGATCAACGGCAACCGCGTCGAACTCGGCGAGGTCGAACGCCGACTCCTGCAGTACCCCGGCGCCACCGCCGCGACCGCCGTGCCACTGCCGCTGCCCGGCGGCGGATCCCGGCTCGCCGCTTTCGTGGTCCTGTCCCCGGACGCCACCCCCGTCCGAGACGCCGGCGGCGCCGCGCGCCAGCCCGACGACATCTCCGGTGCCCTGCGGGAGTTCTGCGCACGCGCCCTGCCCGCCTACATGGTGCCGGTCGAGATCCGCCTCCTGGACGCCCTGCCCACCACGCCCAACGGCAAGGTCGACCGGGCCGCACTCACCGCCGCGCACTGA
- a CDS encoding carbamoyltransferase C-terminal domain-containing protein — protein sequence MWILGVNAPPAGHHDTAACLVDGEGRVVAFCEEERRNRRRHSLYRKPRGAARFCLEQAGITAADIDVVAVGWDDEQLYPGRFADDASFLAYAVGLDFGDRLPEVVRIGHHQAHAASSFYASPFKKAGVLVVDGHGENESSSIWTYEDGRAPRLERSWQRTASLGYAYDAASTWLGFSFLNAGKTMGLAAYGRAGGLTPEPLVSFDGDDFRLVLDPLPERAGRADSEEIKEQYEKVVARWRGLYSRIAGADGPGAPEERLADDPRAVLVAYTAQRLVEETVTHLASQARKAAGVEDLCLSGGVALNCSTNGTLPGPLYVPPVPHDAGVALGAAWSVRPPGPRTEPLTPYLGVDVLTGGLPLDDTGDLVRSALDTDELTGLLLAGRIGAVAQGRAEVGPRALCRRSIVAVPDTADVNTRVNAVKNREQWRPFAGVTRAEYGALLWEQQEHLSRYMLGAARVTDLGRQVAPGVVHVDGTTRPQVLLGDEAPAVGAVLDSLAAQGAPPVLLNTSFNDKGEPVVDTAADALAAFRSMDLDFLVLGDELYRKKASAGGGR from the coding sequence ATGTGGATCCTGGGCGTCAACGCGCCGCCGGCCGGTCACCACGACACCGCCGCCTGTCTCGTCGACGGCGAGGGCCGAGTCGTCGCCTTCTGCGAGGAGGAGCGGCGCAACCGCCGCCGTCACTCCCTGTACCGCAAGCCGCGCGGCGCCGCCCGCTTCTGCCTGGAGCAGGCGGGCATCACCGCCGCCGACATCGACGTGGTCGCCGTCGGCTGGGACGACGAGCAGCTGTATCCCGGCCGGTTCGCCGACGACGCCTCGTTCCTCGCCTACGCCGTCGGCCTGGACTTCGGCGACCGGCTCCCCGAGGTGGTGCGGATCGGCCACCACCAGGCGCACGCCGCCTCCTCGTTCTACGCCTCCCCGTTCAAGAAGGCCGGGGTCCTGGTCGTCGACGGACACGGGGAGAACGAGTCCTCCAGCATCTGGACGTACGAGGACGGCCGCGCACCGCGGCTGGAACGCAGCTGGCAGCGGACCGCCTCCCTGGGGTACGCGTACGACGCCGCCTCCACGTGGCTCGGCTTCTCCTTCCTCAACGCCGGCAAGACCATGGGCCTGGCCGCCTACGGACGCGCCGGCGGCCTCACTCCCGAGCCCCTCGTCTCCTTCGACGGCGACGACTTCCGGCTGGTCCTGGACCCCCTGCCCGAACGGGCGGGACGAGCCGACTCCGAGGAGATCAAGGAACAGTACGAGAAGGTCGTCGCCCGCTGGCGGGGCCTCTACAGCCGGATCGCCGGCGCCGACGGACCCGGCGCGCCCGAGGAGCGCCTCGCCGACGACCCCCGCGCGGTGCTGGTCGCCTACACCGCACAGCGCCTGGTGGAGGAGACGGTCACCCACCTCGCCTCCCAGGCCCGCAAGGCCGCCGGCGTCGAGGACCTGTGCCTGAGCGGCGGTGTCGCCCTCAACTGCTCCACCAACGGCACCCTGCCGGGCCCCCTCTACGTGCCCCCGGTCCCGCACGACGCCGGCGTGGCCCTGGGTGCCGCCTGGAGCGTGCGCCCGCCCGGCCCCCGCACCGAACCGCTCACCCCTTACCTGGGCGTCGACGTCCTCACCGGCGGTCTGCCCCTGGACGACACCGGTGACCTGGTGCGTAGCGCGCTCGACACCGACGAGCTGACCGGCCTGCTCCTGGCGGGGCGGATCGGCGCGGTCGCCCAAGGCCGTGCCGAGGTCGGGCCCCGAGCCCTGTGCCGACGCTCCATCGTCGCCGTGCCCGACACCGCGGACGTCAACACCCGGGTCAACGCGGTGAAGAACCGAGAGCAGTGGCGGCCCTTCGCCGGGGTGACCCGGGCCGAGTACGGGGCCCTGTTGTGGGAGCAGCAGGAACACCTCAGCCGCTACATGCTCGGCGCCGCACGCGTCACCGACCTGGGTCGTCAGGTCGCTCCCGGCGTCGTCCATGTCGACGGCACCACCCGCCCCCAGGTCCTGCTCGGCGACGAGGCCCCGGCCGTCGGCGCGGTTTTGGACTCCCTCGCCGCCCAGGGAGCGCCCCCGGTGCTGCTCAACACCTCCTTCAACGACAAGGGCGAACCGGTCGTCGACACCGCCGCCGACGCGCTGGCCGCGTTCCGCTCCATGGACCTCGACTTCCTGGTCCTCGGCGACGAGCTGTACCGCAAGAAGGCCTCGGCGGGAGGGGGTCGCTGA
- a CDS encoding ATP-grasp domain-containing protein, producing the protein MAPGTDLPTAENARAPRLLVLEAGVSAGEPLLRAAAALGAETYVVTHPHMYAGYPPELRQLIAGTICPDFTDPTATLRQLTAFCRRTGIDGVVACWEFLTPLAAHLAAGLGLPGHDPARAAACRDKRLMSEAFTAHGIPAPRTVAAREPTTLARLAREAGLTYPLVVKPAENAASIGVSVVSDPAALPDAVRRAGAETHKLPHGIALDTTVLAQEYVEGDEFSVETVVVGGEVHHLAVTEKFTTSGTDRAETGHTVPATLPTAVRESLLDTTSRAVTALGLRDGLAHTEIKVTPHGRPHVIEVGARPPGDGIMRLVAEATGVDQARACVETALGIRPDLTGHHGRAAAVRFLLAPHAGTLGSIEVPPRRGHVRDVTVTAAPGDTLTAPHDNLQRLGHILLRGKTAEEVNEAAARAMARVRVVMTPRPLDASEGASGDPCPD; encoded by the coding sequence ATGGCACCCGGAACTGACTTGCCTACTGCCGAGAACGCGCGCGCTCCCCGGCTCCTCGTGCTGGAGGCCGGTGTCTCCGCCGGTGAGCCCCTGCTGCGGGCCGCCGCGGCGCTCGGAGCCGAGACATACGTCGTCACCCACCCGCACATGTACGCGGGATACCCGCCCGAACTCAGGCAGCTGATCGCCGGCACCATCTGCCCCGACTTCACGGACCCGACCGCGACTCTCCGCCAACTCACCGCCTTCTGCCGCCGTACCGGGATCGACGGCGTCGTCGCCTGCTGGGAGTTCCTCACCCCGCTCGCCGCCCACCTCGCGGCCGGCCTGGGCCTGCCCGGGCACGATCCCGCACGGGCTGCGGCCTGCCGCGACAAGCGCCTGATGTCCGAGGCCTTCACCGCCCACGGCATCCCCGCCCCGCGGACCGTCGCCGCCCGCGAGCCCACCACCCTCGCCCGTCTCGCCCGGGAAGCCGGGCTCACCTACCCGCTCGTGGTCAAGCCGGCCGAGAACGCCGCCTCGATCGGCGTCAGCGTCGTGTCCGACCCCGCCGCCCTGCCCGACGCCGTCCGCCGGGCCGGAGCCGAGACGCACAAACTCCCGCACGGCATCGCCCTCGACACCACCGTCCTCGCCCAGGAGTACGTCGAGGGAGACGAGTTCAGCGTCGAGACCGTCGTCGTCGGGGGTGAGGTCCACCACCTCGCCGTCACCGAGAAGTTCACCACCAGCGGCACTGACCGTGCAGAGACCGGCCACACCGTCCCCGCCACCCTCCCCACGGCCGTCCGCGAGTCCCTCCTGGACACCACGAGCCGCGCGGTCACCGCCCTCGGCCTGCGCGACGGCCTGGCCCACACCGAGATCAAGGTCACTCCCCACGGTCGGCCCCACGTCATCGAGGTCGGCGCCCGTCCACCCGGCGACGGCATCATGCGTCTGGTCGCCGAAGCCACCGGCGTCGACCAGGCCCGGGCCTGCGTCGAGACGGCCCTCGGTATCCGCCCCGACCTCACCGGCCACCACGGCCGCGCCGCCGCCGTCCGCTTCCTGCTCGCACCACATGCCGGCACCCTGGGCAGCATCGAGGTCCCACCCCGGCGCGGCCACGTCCGGGACGTCACCGTCACCGCGGCACCCGGCGACACCCTGACCGCCCCCCACGACAACCTCCAGCGCCTGGGCCACATCCTCCTGCGCGGAAAGACGGCCGAAGAGGTCAACGAGGCGGCGGCCCGAGCGATGGCGCGGGTGCGGGTGGTCATGACGCCGAGACCACTCGATGCCTCCGAGGGTGCGTCGGGCGACCCATGCCCCGACTGA
- a CDS encoding MFS transporter: MPDTATPRRTRLRALVRVRVGGLPGPFWVLWSGTLVNRLGAMVSPFLSLYLTQTRDVPLATVGLVLTAVGVGSVISQPLGGFLTDRLGRRAALTGGMLANAAALLLLGQARTLPAITAAGLAVGVTVDLYRPAAQALVADAVPAADRTRAFGLLLWSVNLGFSAAMVLGGRLASHGFHLLFWVDATACAVFGFLVWFAVPETHPASPDHVTGSYGTVVADRVMLAFAGVVVIYATVFQQAFATLPLSMAGHGLDGSAYGAIMGVNGVVVILVQPLVGHRLAALDKSRVLAAGFVLAAAGNTLVATAANLTMYGLAVAVWSVGEVLVFGVTAAIVADLAPPALRGRYNGLLGMAWGTGFLLAPLVGTRLLAGGAPVLWLSCAGLCLLAALGQLALAPSIRARTEVGSKEPATAQAG; the protein is encoded by the coding sequence ATGCCCGACACAGCCACCCCCCGCCGGACCCGGCTGCGGGCCCTGGTCCGCGTCCGCGTCGGCGGGCTGCCCGGTCCCTTCTGGGTCCTGTGGTCGGGCACCCTGGTCAACCGACTCGGCGCCATGGTCAGCCCGTTCCTGAGTCTCTACCTCACCCAGACGCGCGACGTCCCCCTCGCCACCGTCGGGCTCGTCCTCACCGCCGTCGGCGTCGGCTCCGTCATCTCCCAGCCCCTCGGCGGCTTCCTCACCGACCGCCTGGGCCGCCGCGCCGCCCTCACCGGCGGCATGCTCGCGAACGCCGCCGCGCTCCTGCTCCTCGGCCAGGCCCGGACCCTGCCCGCCATCACCGCGGCCGGCCTCGCCGTCGGCGTCACCGTCGACCTCTACCGCCCGGCCGCCCAGGCCCTGGTCGCCGACGCCGTCCCCGCCGCCGACCGCACCCGGGCCTTCGGCCTGCTCCTGTGGTCGGTCAATCTCGGCTTCTCCGCCGCCATGGTCCTGGGCGGCCGCCTCGCCTCCCACGGTTTCCACCTCCTGTTCTGGGTGGACGCCACCGCCTGCGCCGTCTTCGGCTTCCTGGTGTGGTTCGCCGTCCCCGAGACCCACCCCGCGTCCCCCGACCACGTCACGGGCAGCTACGGCACCGTCGTCGCCGACCGCGTGATGCTCGCCTTCGCCGGTGTCGTCGTCATCTACGCCACCGTCTTCCAACAGGCCTTCGCGACCCTCCCCCTCTCGATGGCCGGCCACGGCCTGGACGGCAGCGCGTACGGGGCGATCATGGGCGTCAACGGCGTCGTCGTCATCCTCGTCCAGCCCCTCGTCGGCCATCGCCTGGCCGCCCTCGACAAGAGCCGGGTGCTCGCCGCCGGCTTCGTCCTCGCCGCCGCGGGCAACACGCTCGTCGCCACCGCCGCCAATCTCACGATGTACGGGCTCGCCGTGGCGGTGTGGAGCGTCGGCGAGGTCCTCGTCTTCGGTGTCACCGCGGCGATCGTCGCCGACCTCGCCCCGCCCGCCCTGCGCGGACGTTACAACGGCCTGCTCGGCATGGCCTGGGGCACCGGCTTCCTCCTCGCGCCCCTCGTCGGCACCCGACTGCTCGCCGGCGGCGCCCCGGTGCTCTGGCTCTCCTGCGCGGGCCTGTGCCTGCTCGCCGCCTTGGGTCAACTGGCACTCGCACCGTCGATCCGGGCCCGCACGGAGGTCGGCTCGAAGGAACCGGCGACCGCGCAGGCGGGCTGA